Genomic DNA from uncultured Methanospirillum sp.:
AGTGGATGTACTGATTGAGTCTCAATAGTCAAAGTAGCAAAGTTGGGTTGTAACTGCCGAGTGTCGGATAGATCACCATTTGTAATTAATCTTAATGGTCCATTTCCAGAACTAATTTGTCAAAAAAAACTGAAGTGAAAGATAAAAGATATTCGAATCACAAACTATACTAAACGACATAATTAATTTTGCATAATGATCTTAATGAGTCATTAGGCATGCTCCATTTTTCAAATACCCCAGTAATGGATCCTGACAATGATTGTAGGGATGGAAAATCGCGATTATGTGTTTCAGAATACCGAGTTTCCTTCCAAACTAATTCTACGGGATTCAACTCCGGACTGTGTGATGGTAAAAAAGAAGAGTTCTATTTTCCGTTTATTTTCTTCAAGCCAAGGTTTCAGTAATATCGCATGATGGTATCTTGCGTTATCGATAATGAGTAAAATTTTCTTTTTCTTGGCCCGAAATTGAATTACTTGCTTTAAGTGTTCAAGAAAAGTTTGGGCATTAAAAACCGGATTGATGCTATACACAAATCTTCCATCGTTATTATTGACAGTTCCGAAAACGCTTATTTTATGTCGGGTCGGTTCTTGTTTTACAGTAGGATTTTTGATCTCTTTAGGAATCCACATCCTACATCTTGTTCCATTTTGCTGGAAGTGACATTCATCTGTGCTCCATACTTCATATTTCCCGCTTTGAATCTTCTGACGTAGTTTTTTTAAAACATTCTTGTTTCTTTTTATCAACTTTAGAACTGATAGGTCGTGGTTTTCTCTGTCTAAATTCCATTTTATGAAAGAGTCTTTGACATTGTCTTACGCTTAAAGTGATACCATATTGGAGTAATATGTGATGACTTAGAAGTTTTCCATCCCAGAGATTTTGATCATACCCTAAATTTTTAGGATCCTGAGCAATATCTTTACGAATATCATTCAATTGAGGTTCAGAGAGAGAAGGAGGACGTCCAGTATGGATTTCATCCCTTAATGAATTTAATCCCCCTTTATTTAAGCGATTTACCCAGTTTTCTATCGTAGTGACAGTATGGCCTAACATTTTGGCTGATTCAGAGCAAGAGTATCCCAAAGCAACGAGCAATACTCCGTGCAAACGGTGATCATATCTTGACTCGTCATTTTCTATGAATTTCATTTTGAAGCAAATTTCCCATTGATTGGGCATTAATTACGGTTAACCTACGCATAGAGTATTATTCATCAGGCATTATTAATAAAGTATTCAGTCGCTTAGTATAGTGATCAAAACATCTCTGTTTAAGGTGGATGATCTTATTGAGTGCCAGAAGACCCAGTGGCAAATAACAGTTTTAGAAACTCATCAAATTTGACTATCCCATAACTTCTTTATCCCTTCTTTTAGGGTAACTTGCGGATTCCATCCTATATCATTATAAATTTTTGAAATATCAAGTACAATTCTTTTAGCGTAGACTTTGGAATCATCTAAATAGTTTGGAATTATTTCTTTTTGAGTAATATCTGAAATAATCTCAATAATCTCGTTTAATGAGGTACCTTCACCACTACCAATATTGTATATCTGGGAATTATTTTTTGTTTGCAATAATTGTATGGTTGCATCGACTGCATCTTTTATATATATATAATCTCTTATCGCTGTTCCATCACCAAATATTATGGGAGAACCACCTTTTTTTATTGTGTTAATAAATATTGGGATCACACCCTGTTTCCCTTGTGGGTTTTGTCCCTCACCATAGGGATTTGAATATCGAAGAATTAAATAATTTAATCCATAAATCCGCTTATAATACTTTAAATATTGCTCAACTGCACATTTTGATATTGCATAGGGACTTTGAGGATTAATACAGTTATTCTCCTTGAAAAAATCTTCATCACTATCACCATAGACTGTTCCTCCTGATGATGAATAAATTATTTTTTCAATCCCCATATCTTTGGCAATTTCAAATAATTGCACTGTTCCAATAATATTTGTATGTATGTCAAAAAGAGGGTCGAATATTGAGGATGCTGGTGTGGTCAAAGATATAAAATGAAATACATAATCTATATCCACTAATGCTTCTTTAAGATCTACCTCACTCAAAAAATTCCCACGAAAAATTTCAATATCATCGACAATATCTGATAAATTATTTAATTGGGAATTTATTGAACAAAAAACCCTGACTGAGTATCCCTTATCCAGTAGTAATCCTCTGGCAAGATTTGATCCAATAAACCCATTTCCTCCTAAAATTAAACACTTCTTCATAATTGTCAAAATACCTTCTACTTATTATATTCAATGGTCCATATTATTATAGTTTAGATTAGGGGTTCATCTCTTTTACATTATAGTATCCGGAATTTGCTTTAATATAATCATTTTTCTAAACTTGTTCGTTGCCATCGATTGGTCAAAATGCTCTTAATCCATAACTATGTCTGAAGTATTATTCTAATTATTTTTGTAACACACTATAATTCAAAAAAAAGGAAATTGACATCTTTTAGTTTTTGACCTCTATGAATACTCATTCGTAGAAAAACCACTATTCAGATGAATCGGTCGTGTTAAAAATAGATAAAAGGCCTTCAACATATTTTTCTACGGTAAAATTATTCTCCATCTGAATAATTCCTGCATCTCCAATCTTTATTAAATTCATTATTTGGTCTCTGTTAAGAACCATTAATAGTCGATCAAGAAGCATCTGGTGATCATAACGATTGTACACACATTGTGAGAGATATTCACCTTGGAATAGATCTTCAGATCCTTCACAATCCGAATGAATTACAATTCCTCCTTGAAACAGCATTTCCATTGCAGTGACACACAAAGCTTCACCCAGAGATGGAATTATCACAACATGAGACTGATTCATCAAATGCAGGAAATCAACATGGGGGATTTGGCCTAAAAAGGTTAAACGATCTGCTGATATATATTGCCTACATTCCTGCATAAATCCGAAATAATCACTATTTTCAAAAGGAGTACCTACAAATGTGGCATGCCAATCTCTATAGATATTTGCATTATTTATTGTTCTTTTTTCAAGGTCGAAAAAAATATCCTTCATAATTCGTTGGTTTTTCCTTTTACAAAACCAACCTGTTACAAGGAATTCCAATCGAGCATCATTATTATTTTTTAGGTCAATAAATCGGTTTTTTCCAAAATCAACATCAGGCTTTTCAATTCCAGTTAATATTCTTATGACATTATTTGTAGCCAGTCTCTGTTTTGCATATTCTACAGTGCTTGTTGAAGTAAAACCAACTAACAATGATGATTTCTCTGCAATTACATGAAGCGCGTTTTGTTTTCTTTCAGAAAAATTAAGCCCCTCCTCAATTACTGCACTGTTTTGAGATAGTGATTCATGACTTAAAACGATACCATGAACATCAGTTTCTGTGAGAGTTTCAAATAATAGTGCTGGAAAATCAATCGTGTTTACCCATATTTTTTCATGTACAGATATTAATCTAATTATTTCATCCTTAAATACCGATTCAAGAAATGGTTCCTTTTCAGACATATCTAGTGGTATTATTTTTATTAGTGCACCCAGTTTCTCAAGTTCTTCTCGTAACACACCATCGGATTGAGATATAACGGTTAATTTAGGAAATCGTTCTCGAAAACGGGAAGAACGAAGAGCTCGTAAGGCTATTAAACTAGCTCCATCTATATTTAATCGGTGGAAAAAAAGAAGTAGCCTTCCTATTTTACTAGGGATTTGATATGTTGTATTTATATCTGGATATTGTTCAGGTTTTGAAATCCAGAAGTCGCGATTCCCCCAAATTTCTAATTGCTGATGAGGAGAAATAAATTCAGCAAAAGAGTTAGCATATTCGCTTTGAATTTTTTTAGATGCTACACATCTTTTTTGCTTAAACCCAAGATATACTCCATCAATTATTGCTTTAAACCAAGTTTTAAATCTATAATTTCTACTAAAGTATAGTGTCATAAACACAAGATATACTAATATTTTAATGAACACATATCCAGAAAAATGCTTACATGCTATTATTATCAAATTTCTACGAGAATAATAAAATTTTGAGGGGCTCTGAATACCACCAACAGAAGTCATATGATAACCAAATAAATCTTTAGGAGCAACAATATTATATCCCGCATTTCTAGCTCGAATTGAAAGATCTAACTCAATCGCTTGAAAAAAGAAGCACTCATCATAATATCCGATTTTTAAAAGCATCTCCATACGTAATATTGCAC
This window encodes:
- a CDS encoding winged helix-turn-helix domain-containing protein: MKFIENDESRYDHRLHGVLLVALGYSCSESAKMLGHTVTTIENWVNRLNKGGLNSLRDEIHTGRPPSLSEPQLNDIRKDIAQDPKNLGYDQNLWDGKLLSHHILLQYGITLSVRQCQRLFHKMEFRQRKPRPISSKVDKKKQECFKKTTSEDSKREI
- a CDS encoding glycosyltransferase, which produces MQSEIFSGIKPMNRNFPLISICILSFNRKEKLFTTLNKIFEEITYPKEFIEVFVVDNGSFDKSADMVSMLFPSVNLIRSSKNIGIEGWNYALKQVRGKYVVMLDDDAYIEGDILERSVKLFEMDKKNGIIALRAVNPQTGIDFLYEYPTGILSYWGCCAILRMEMLLKIGYYDECFFFQAIELDLSIRARNAGYNIVAPKDLFGYHMTSVGGIQSPSKFYYSRRNLIIIACKHFSGYVFIKILVYLVFMTLYFSRNYRFKTWFKAIIDGVYLGFKQKRCVASKKIQSEYANSFAEFISPHQQLEIWGNRDFWISKPEQYPDINTTYQIPSKIGRLLLFFHRLNIDGASLIALRALRSSRFRERFPKLTVISQSDGVLREELEKLGALIKIIPLDMSEKEPFLESVFKDEIIRLISVHEKIWVNTIDFPALLFETLTETDVHGIVLSHESLSQNSAVIEEGLNFSERKQNALHVIAEKSSLLVGFTSTSTVEYAKQRLATNNVIRILTGIEKPDVDFGKNRFIDLKNNNDARLEFLVTGWFCKRKNQRIMKDIFFDLEKRTINNANIYRDWHATFVGTPFENSDYFGFMQECRQYISADRLTFLGQIPHVDFLHLMNQSHVVIIPSLGEALCVTAMEMLFQGGIVIHSDCEGSEDLFQGEYLSQCVYNRYDHQMLLDRLLMVLNRDQIMNLIKIGDAGIIQMENNFTVEKYVEGLLSIFNTTDSSE
- a CDS encoding NAD-dependent epimerase/dehydratase family protein, producing the protein MKKCLILGGNGFIGSNLARGLLLDKGYSVRVFCSINSQLNNLSDIVDDIEIFRGNFLSEVDLKEALVDIDYVFHFISLTTPASSIFDPLFDIHTNIIGTVQLFEIAKDMGIEKIIYSSSGGTVYGDSDEDFFKENNCINPQSPYAISKCAVEQYLKYYKRIYGLNYLILRYSNPYGEGQNPQGKQGVIPIFINTIKKGGSPIIFGDGTAIRDYIYIKDAVDATIQLLQTKNNSQIYNIGSGEGTSLNEIIEIISDITQKEIIPNYLDDSKVYAKRIVLDISKIYNDIGWNPQVTLKEGIKKLWDSQI
- a CDS encoding transposase, with translation MIKRNKNVLKKLRQKIQSGKYEVWSTDECHFQQNGTRCRMWIPKEIKNPTVKQEPTRHKISVFGTVNNNDGRFVYSINPVFNAQTFLEHLKQVIQFRAKKKKILLIIDNARYHHAILLKPWLEENKRKIELFFFTITQSGVESRRISLEGNSVF